The genomic region GCCGCCCGGTGCAGCACCGGACCATCCCCGCCTGCGCGGGGACGACCCACCGCTACCGAAAGCCCGACGGCGGTGCCCGGGACCACCCCCGCTTGCGCGGGGACGACTCAGCGTGGGCATCGCGCGGGGAATGGGGATCACCGGGGAGCATGCTCGACGGTTGGTGGCGTTGTGGGCGGGCCTGCACGATCTGGGCAAGATCACCGAGGTGTTTCAGCGGCTGAACCAGGCCGCCTTCGCTGAGCTTGAGCGCTTGGCCGGCTACCCGGTGGACGGCTCGATCCCGCGGGTCAGGCATGACCTGGCGGGCCAGATCGCGGTGGCACCGTTGCTGGCCGCCCCCACCGGACTGGCCCGCCCCCTGCTGGGTGTTCTGTCGATGCTGGATGCCCACGGCGTGCCCGCGACCCTGCTGACCACCCCGGCCGTCCTGGCCCACCTCGGCAAGGCTCGCGGGCGGGCCGTGGCAGCCTCACGTTGATCAACAGCGTGTCTGGCCTCCCGGTCGTGGTCATCGGGCCATGGATAGACCTGCTCACCCAGGCGCCATACGGCCTGCTCACCGGGCCGATACAACGGCTAGACAAGCACGGTGGCCACGCCTCGGACACCGAAGAGGGCAAGCACCAGGACCGCGCACCGGTGGCCAGCCCAAGCCGACCAGCCCGGCCACCCTGCTCGAGGACGCGAGCCCGAGCGCGGGCACCGGCACCGAGCACGGCGAACGTGAGGTCGCGGACCTGGGCGCGCTCCGCGGTCGAAGACGGACACCAAGCCGGCCGGACCCTGCCCGTGGGGCGAGAACACTGCCGCGGACGCCCTCGTCCTGACCGGTACGCCCACCGGGCAGGGCAGCTGATGCAGGTGCCAGGGTGTGAGAGCCTGGCTCTCAAGCGCACGGCTTGTCGTAGGGCAGGTCGGGGAAGTATCGGTCCCAGTCTGCGGGGCTGAGCACCGGGGAGCGGCGGCAGATCTGCTCGACCGCCGCCTCCAGGGTGACGGGCTGGCGGCGGAAGGTGCGGTCGGCCGTGATGGCCAGGCGGCCGTCGGCGGTGAAGGTCAGCGCCGAGGCGTTGTAGGTGTGGTTGTGGTCGGTGAGCACCGCGGACTCCTCGGCCACCGCCGCGCTTCCCACCCGCCACAGCCGCACGGTGTCGTCCGGGGCGGCCGTCGCCAGGGTCTGGCCGTCCGCGCTGAAGGCCAGGGCCGTGATCGGCACCCGGTGCCCGCGCAGCACCGCGCCCGGGCGGGGTGCGCGCGGGTTGGAGACGTCCCAGAGCCGGGCGGTGCCGTCGGTGCTGGTGGTCACCAGGATCTCGCGGCCGGGGTGGAAGGCCGTGGCGTAGTGCGGGCCCGCCGGGTCGCTGATCGTGGCCGGGTTCTTTGGGTCGGCCAGGTGCCAGAGCTTGACGGTGCCCGCGCTGTCCCCGGTGACCAGGGTCAGGCCGTTGCGGGTGAAGGCGGCGCTCAGCAGGGTCGTGCGGGTGGAGGTGAAGGTGGTGACCAGCTCCGGCTGTCGGGGGTCGGCCAGGCGCCACAGCTGGATGGTGCCGCCGTTCGCCGAGACGAGGGTGTCGCCGTCGGGGCTGAAGGCCACCGCGTCGATGTCCCGTTCCGCCCCGGGCAGCCGGACCAGCTCGGCGGGGGCCCGGGGGGCGGTGATGTCCCACAGCTTGGTGCCCAGCTCGGAGCTGGTGGCCAGCAGAGGTCGGGTGGGGTGCAACGCCGCCGAGGTCAGCCGGTTGGCTGGTGCGTCCACTGTGGACAGCTCGCGGCCCGTGTTGTCCCACAACCGGGTCCGGCCGTCGAAGCCCGTGGTCAGCAGCAGGGAGTCCCCCGGGCGGAAGGACGTGCCGGAGATCTGCTCTCGGTGCCTGCCCAGCGCGTAGTAGCCGAGGTCGTGCAGGCGCACGGTGTGGTCCTCGCTGGTGACCGCCAGGGTCCGGCCGTCCGGGCTGAAGGTCGCGGCGGCCACGTTGGTGGCGGCCGGGATGACCGCCATGGCGTGCGGTGCGCCGGGATCGGTGATGTCCCACAGCCGGGTGGTGTTGTCCGCGCCGGTGCTGGCCAGGGTGCGGCCGTCGGGCCCGGCGGTCAGGTGGTGGAGGGGTTCGGCGTGCGCGGCGACCGAGCTCAGCTCCCGGGGGTTGCCGGGGTCGGCCAGTGACCACAGGTGCAGGTGGTTGTCGGCGCCCCCGGTGGCCAGGACGCGGCCGTCTGGGGTGAAGGCGGTGGCGGTGAGCGAGGAGTCGGCGCGGAAGGCCGCCCGCTGCCGCAGCTGCCCGTCTGGGGTGTCCCAGACCCGGGCGAACCCGTCCTCGCCGATGCTGACCAGCGGTCCGCCGTCCGGCGGTACCGCGAGGCTGTGGATGCGGCCGACCTGGCCGTCGAACCGGGAGGTCTCGCGGGGCGCGTCCGGGGTGGTGAGGTCCCACAGCCTCAGCGTCTGGTCGGTGCCGCCGGTGGCCAGGTAGGGGGTGCCGGGCAGGAACGCGACCGCCTCCACCTGGTCGGTGTGTCCGGTGAGGGTGGCCAGGCCGGCGGGGTGGGCGGGGTCGCTGAGGTCCCACAGCCGCGCGGTGCGGTCCCAGCTCGCGGTGGCCAGCAGCCTGCCGTCGGGGCTGAAGGCGATCTGGTGCGGGTAGCCGGTGTGCCCGGTGAGCACCGCGAGCTCGGCCGGTGGCGTGCGGTCGAGCCGCCACAGCCGGATGGTGTTGTCCGCGCCCGCGGTGGCCAGCACGGTGCCCTTCGGGTGGTAGGCGAGGGAGGTGGTGGCCTTGGTGTGGCCGGTGAGGCTGGTGACCGGCGGCGCGGACAGGGTGGACAGCACCGCGTTGCGGGCCTGCGTGGACCCGGTGATCCGGTAGGCGGCCAGCCGCAGCTGCGCGGCCAGGTCCGGTTGCACCGTGTGCAGCACCGCGGCCTCCGCGAGGGCCTTCTCGGCCAGGGCGGCGGCCAGCTGCCGGGAGGCGTTGCGGTGTGCGTACGCGGCGTAGCCGAAGGCCGCGACCGCGACCAGCAGCAGCACCACGAGCAACGCCACGAGCCGTTGCAGGGCGCGGGTGCGCCGCCGGGCCTCGGCCTGCTCGCCCTCGTGCGCGGCCAGGCTGGCGGTGAGGAACTCCTGCTCGGCCGGGGTCAGCGCGGACACGTTGCGCTCGGCCCAGTCCTGGGCGCGGCTGAGCCGGTGCCCTCGGTACAGCGCGCCCGGGTCGTGCTGGTGCTCCCGCCACGCGCCGGTGGCCTCGGTGAGCCTGCGGTGGATGAGCAGGCCCTCGCGGTCGGCGTCGAGCCACTCCCGCAGCCGGGGCCAGTGCCCGATCAGCGCCTCGTGCGAGATCTGCACGCTGTCGCGGTCCACGGTGACCAGCCGGGCCTGGGTGAGCCGGTCCAGGATGGTGCCCACCTCGGGTGTGCCCAGGTCGAGTTCGGCCAGCGGCAGGCGCCGCCGGGTGTCGTCGGTGCCCTCTCCCAGCGCCGTCAGCCGAAGGAGGACCAGCCGGGTGAGTCGCTGCTGCTGCGGGGTGAGGTCGCGGTAGACGCTCTCGGCGGTGGCCGCCAGCGCGTGCCGGATGCCGCCCGCTGACTCGTAGGCGGCGGTGGTCAGGGCCACGCCCTGGCGTCGGTGCCAGGTCTCGCGCAGCGCGTGCGAGAGCAGCGGCAGGATGCCCGGCTGGTCGACGGCCTCGCCGACCACCCGCGCGACCAGCGCCGTCTCCACCTTGCAGCCGGCCAGGACTGCGGGCCGGGTGATCGTCTCTCGCAGCTCGTCGACTGACATCGCGCCGACCAGCACCTGCCCGTCGCGCAGGGCCGCCCGCAGGCCGGGGTGGTGCCCGCAGTGCCCGTAGAAGTCGGCCCGCACCCCCAGCACGACCCGGGTGCGGCTGTGCTCTGCGCCGGCGGCGTGCAGCAGCGCGGTGAGGAAGGCCTCGCGCTCCAGCGGGTCGGTGCACAGGGTGAAGACCTCCTCGAACTGGTCCACCACGAGCAGCAGCTCGGTCCCCTCGGCGTGCCTGGCCAGGGCCTGTCGGATCCGCAGGTGCAGGTTGCGCGGGTCGGCGCCGAGCTCGGCGGTCAGCTCGACCGCGGACGCCCCGGTGAGGCCGGACAGCGCGACCGCGCACTCCTGCACCGGGTGTGTGCCCGGGGTCAGCACCACCACCGGTTCCGGGCCGTGCTCGCCGAGGCCGGACCGCACGGCCCGGGCGGCCAGGCCCGCGCGCAGCAGCGAGGACTTGCCGGAGCCCGAGCCGCCGAACACGGCCGTGAACCGGCGGGCCTGGACCTGCTCGACCAGCTCGTCGACGAGCTGGTCGCGGCCGAAGAACCGGTCGGCGTCGTCGATCTGGAACGCGGCCAGCCCCAGGTAGGGGCACGTTTCGTCAGCGGTGTCCGGGGTGTCGGCGGCCAGCTCGGCGGCCACGTGGTGCCAGCGCTGCTCCCACCACGCGGTGTCCCCGCCGCAGCCGGCGACGTAGGCCAGCGTCACCTCCAGGCTGGGCAGCTTCCGGCCGGAGGCGGCCGAGGACAGCGCCGCGACCGAGAAATGCGTGCGCCTGGCCAGCTCCCGGTACACCGGGTTCCCCGCCTGTTTGCGCAACTCCCGCAAATCGGACGCGAAGCGCAGGACCGGTGTGTCCCCGGCATCGAGCGCGCGTTCTCCACGTGGCATCGGCCAACCCCCCCCAGATCCCCTCACCAATCGCTCGATTTTTCACCATTGTTTGTCCACGCGTCTGCGCTGACCGTGAACAACCCGCCAGTCGGTAGACAGGTCTGCGACCGGCCGCACCGAGCGGCTGCGCCTCTTGGGGGATTCTCAACATGAAGCGGTCAATCGCCGTCCTGTTCGCCGCGTCCGCCTTCGCCACCGTCCCGCTCGCCACGGCGTCGGCGGCCCCGGCGGAACCCATGGCGGTCAACGTGTTCAAGAACCAGGCCTCCGGGCAGTGCCTGGACGACAGCATCGAGTACGGCGTCCGGATGCACCCCTGCAACGGGCTGAACTTCCAGCAGTGGCAGGTCCTGTCCACCGGTACCGGTAGCCCGGACCACGAGTTCAAGAACCTGGCCACCGGCCGGTGCATCGGCACCGAGTGGGGCAACGACCGGGTCTCCGGCGGGCAGTGCCGGGTCAGCGGGCAGTCGATGTGGCGCACCAAGCGCTGGAACGACGGCACCTTCCAGCTGAACAACCTGTGGGCGAGCAAGTGCCTGGAGCACCGGGGCTCGCTGCACGTGGCGGGCTGCAACTCCAGCAGAGAGCAGAGCTGGCTGTGAAGCGGACCTGGAGAAATCCGATGAGACGACATCGCGGCCGCACCGCGCTGGCGGTGGTCGCCGGGCTGGTGCTGAGCACGTTCACCGCGCTCACGCCACCGGCCGCCACGGCCGAACCGGTCCCGGCGGGCACCACCGCACCGCAGCAGCGGGCGGCCCTGCTCGGCGCGGACTGGCAGCGCTCCGGTGACCGCCTGTGGACCACGGTCGGCGACGGCGACGGCCTCCACGTGCTGACCGCCCACGCCCGCGACGGCTACACCTGGCGCACCACCGCCACCCTGGCCGTGCCGGGGCTGGACTCCGACCAGTGGATCGGCAATGCCTGCGCCACCGCCTCGGGGAACAAGCTGGTCGTGGTCTACGCGCCCCGGGCCTTCACCAACCGGGAGGAGCTGTTCGACCGGGGCGGGTTCACCGCCGTGGTCGACCTCGGCTCCGGGGCCGTGACCCCGGTCGCGGCGCGCACCTCGCTGGCCTACTTCAACCCCGGGTGCGGTGCCGACGAGAAGGTCGCGCTCACCCAGGCGGGCCAGGACAAGACCGGGGTGCTGCTGCTGGACGCGACGACCGCCAAGCTCAGCCCGCGCATCGAACTGCCCGGCCAGGCCACCTCGGCGGTACCCAGCGGCAACGACGTGCTGGTCGCCGGTCTGGGCAGGCTGGAGCGGGTGAGCCAGGTGGGCAAGCGGGACGTGGTGACCGCGACCGCGGGCATCGCGCAGCGGCTGCGGCCGGACGCCGGCGGCGGTGTGGTCTTCTCCGAGTACGACCGCACCGAGAGCCGGATCCGCAGGCACGCCGGCGGCCGGGCGACCACCCTGGCCACCGGGAAGTTCGGCGAGATCGGCACCACCGTCGGCCGAGGCGCGCGGGTCTACATCACCGGCGCCGCGACGACGGGCGAGCTGCCCGCCGAGGTGCGCAAGCTGGACGTGCCGGTCTCCGCGCAGGTCTCCAGCGACGGCGAGGCGGCCATCGTGGGCCAGCAGGACCCGATCCCGTCACCGGGGATGGCGGCCACCAGGCAGACGACGATCGAGATCCGCAGCACCAAGACCGGCAAGCCGGTGCGGTTCGCCGTCGAACCGGTGCCCGTCCGCCCCGCTCCCGGCCCCACGCCCGGTGGCGGCGCGGCGCTCGCTCGGGCGGCTGCGCTGGACACGGTGGACGCCGGGGCGGTGTGCTCAGTGGAGCGCAACGACCCGAGGGTGCAGGTGTACCAGCCTGCGCCGCGTCAGGTGGAGTGGGCCGCCAACGCCGCCGTGCAGGGCCAGCTGATGATCACCCGGGAGGCGGGCTGGAAGTCCAACGGCCTGGGCGCCTACAAGCCGCAGGAGATGTTCTGGCCCCTGCCGCTGAACAACGGGGCGGGCAAGCACGTCCCGGCCCAGGTCCTGCTCGGCGTGCTGGGCCAGGAGTCGAACCTGTGGCAGGCCAAGCGACACGTCCTGCCGGGTCAGACCGGCAACCCGCTGGTGGGCAACTACTACGGCGTCAACTACTACAACGACACCGAGGAGGACGACTGGACCATCAACTGGAACAAGGCCGACTGCGGCTACGGGGTCGGGCAGGTCACCGACGGCATGCGCAAGCCGGGGCACCCGCACCCGGACAAGCCGAACGACCGGCCGAGAACCGCCGCCGAGCAGCGGGCGATCGGCACCGACTACGCGGCCAACATCGCCGCCTCGCTGCGGATCCTGCAGGACAAGTGGAACGAGCTCCAGTCGGTCCGCAACTTCGTCAACAACAACGACCCGAGCAAGATCGAGAACTGGTTCTTCGCCCTGTGGGCCTACAACTCCGGTTACCACGTGCCGGGTGAGCCGAACTCCAACGGCGCGTACGGGCTGGGCTGGGGCAACAACCCGGTCAACCCGAAGTACGACCAGCAGCGGCACCCGTTCGGCCAGGAGCCGACCGACTTCAAGTACCCGCAGCGCTGGCCGTACCCGGAGAAGGTGATCGGTTTCGCGGCGAACCCGCCGTCGGGTTATGACCACCCCGGTTCGGAGGTGCCGTTCTTCCGGCCCGCGACCTGGCCGGGTGGCCCGACCACCGGTGTGCTCAACCGGATGAGGGCCAAACCGCCGATCACGCAGTTCTGCGACGAGAGCAACGAGTGCTTCCCGGACCGGCCGAAGGTGCAGCCCAACGCGCCGGAGGTCAAGGACGAGCCGCTCGGGCCCTGCTACCACAAGAACGCGGCCGGGCAGTACGACCTGAAGTGCTGGTTCCACCAGTCCAGCACGTGGAAGACCGACTGTGATTCCACCTGCGGGCAGGAGTTCATCCGGTTCGACCCGCCGTACTCGGTGGAGCAGCCGATCCGCAAGGACGACTGGTCCATCAGCTACCCGCCGCGCTGCGTCACCACGGGCCTGCCGACGAGCTTCATGCTGATCGACAACGTCCCGGTCGACGTGCCCACGGTCAGCACCAAGAACTGCAACAAGATCGCCAGCTCCGGCTCCTTCGAGCTGGAGTACGGCACGCCCTCGGCCAAGATCGACCTGCACCAGGTCGGCGGCGGCTACGGCGCGCACTTCTGGTGGAGCACCACCCGGCAGGAGCAGGGCGGCCCCGGTCAGCACCCGCAACGCATCAGCGCCAGCTGGACGTTGAATCGCAAGCTCAACGCCCCGGCCAAGGTGTTCGTGCACGTCCCCGACCACCTGGCCAACGCCGAGGTGACCTACGAGGTGGACAGCGCCTGGGGTGTGCAGAAGCGCACCGTACGGCAGAAGGACGCCCCGGGCACGGCGCCCAACGCCCAGAACGAACCCGTCACCACCACCAGCGGCAACCGCTGGGTGTACCTGGGCGGATTCATGTTCGACGACAAGAACTTCCCCAGGGTGCGACTGTCCAATGTGGCCGCACGAGTACCCGTCACGCAGAACGTGGCCTTCGACGCGGTGGCGTTCGCGCCGTTGTCGCCCAACGAGGTGCCGGACGACGTGATCAAGCGGATCCGGAACAACGGCACCGACAAGTGCCTGGTGATCCAGGACAACTCCGGCGCGGTGGGCGCACCCGCCGTGCAGCGGAC from Crossiella sp. CA-258035 harbors:
- a CDS encoding HD domain-containing protein: MGIARGMGITGEHARRLVALWAGLHDLGKITEVFQRLNQAAFAELERLAGYPVDGSIPRVRHDLAGQIAVAPLLAAPTGLARPLLGVLSMLDAHGVPATLLTTPAVLAHLGKARGRAVAASR
- a CDS encoding WD40 repeat domain-containing protein, translated to MPRGERALDAGDTPVLRFASDLRELRKQAGNPVYRELARRTHFSVAALSSAASGRKLPSLEVTLAYVAGCGGDTAWWEQRWHHVAAELAADTPDTADETCPYLGLAAFQIDDADRFFGRDQLVDELVEQVQARRFTAVFGGSGSGKSSLLRAGLAARAVRSGLGEHGPEPVVVLTPGTHPVQECAVALSGLTGASAVELTAELGADPRNLHLRIRQALARHAEGTELLLVVDQFEEVFTLCTDPLEREAFLTALLHAAGAEHSRTRVVLGVRADFYGHCGHHPGLRAALRDGQVLVGAMSVDELRETITRPAVLAGCKVETALVARVVGEAVDQPGILPLLSHALRETWHRRQGVALTTAAYESAGGIRHALAATAESVYRDLTPQQQRLTRLVLLRLTALGEGTDDTRRRLPLAELDLGTPEVGTILDRLTQARLVTVDRDSVQISHEALIGHWPRLREWLDADREGLLIHRRLTEATGAWREHQHDPGALYRGHRLSRAQDWAERNVSALTPAEQEFLTASLAAHEGEQAEARRRTRALQRLVALLVVLLLVAVAAFGYAAYAHRNASRQLAAALAEKALAEAAVLHTVQPDLAAQLRLAAYRITGSTQARNAVLSTLSAPPVTSLTGHTKATTSLAYHPKGTVLATAGADNTIRLWRLDRTPPAELAVLTGHTGYPHQIAFSPDGRLLATASWDRTARLWDLSDPAHPAGLATLTGHTDQVEAVAFLPGTPYLATGGTDQTLRLWDLTTPDAPRETSRFDGQVGRIHSLAVPPDGGPLVSIGEDGFARVWDTPDGQLRQRAAFRADSSLTATAFTPDGRVLATGGADNHLHLWSLADPGNPRELSSVAAHAEPLHHLTAGPDGRTLASTGADNTTRLWDITDPGAPHAMAVIPAATNVAAATFSPDGRTLAVTSEDHTVRLHDLGYYALGRHREQISGTSFRPGDSLLLTTGFDGRTRLWDNTGRELSTVDAPANRLTSAALHPTRPLLATSSELGTKLWDITAPRAPAELVRLPGAERDIDAVAFSPDGDTLVSANGGTIQLWRLADPRQPELVTTFTSTRTTLLSAAFTRNGLTLVTGDSAGTVKLWHLADPKNPATISDPAGPHYATAFHPGREILVTTSTDGTARLWDVSNPRAPRPGAVLRGHRVPITALAFSADGQTLATAAPDDTVRLWRVGSAAVAEESAVLTDHNHTYNASALTFTADGRLAITADRTFRRQPVTLEAAVEQICRRSPVLSPADWDRYFPDLPYDKPCA